A part of Rhopalosiphum maidis isolate BTI-1 chromosome 3, ASM367621v3, whole genome shotgun sequence genomic DNA contains:
- the LOC113558147 gene encoding uncharacterized protein LOC113558147, translating to MVPPASIGYVEAEARVIRGTDRITSFIVAAGEYKAHIQNAGKRSKVDNMLRDVNDIRAKVEEDIQYTERAVSQGIAPMDVTDTKDSRALSAAFDNLYYELTAISDVHKFTLGRVHDQSVTPNMGPNNSMANLSHYQLPKRKFPTFSGSITEWQGFDDLFNSIMSHMADLPAWSLLRARYGKKRDFARVHLEALLVSHSVLSNDAGSIKSLIQSILEHTAALDNLDLTTRLWSPILIHIFEKYLDYDLRARWEMILGERHQPQISEFVEFLRSHVRSAEARSGLYSAVIQGSVGRFQPSEKSKSNHRQRPIYSSKALVATTNQSSAPSKPCPLCTQVDLIRQCQIFINQSPTERFETMKKFQLCINCLGAGHSTAECPSKHTYHSCYKKHHTLLHFPTSPPIIAGIQSPTSMFVATNKPQTILLSTLLISVVSVNNQKQTFRALLDTGAQVSFITKKSADRLALPIRRCSTQISAFSGASVNAVSGAISISMSPVDNSEPSIPLDVYIVAKITEPLPQTSFTFTALPHLNKLNLADPTFNIQGPIYILLGADVAPSILTGNRVAGLQSHPTAFNTVFGWVLMGPVTPSTTTEVTSMLVTTETSLEQSLSKFWEMEEPPHTEHLSSDEVQAEAIFTSSVKRLVSGRFSVALPFKQPHPILGDSKDMALKRFHYLEHRLSREEGLSQQYKDFMRDYFTIQHMEVIPTNQKMTPYCYYIPHHCILRPDSLTTKLRVVFDASATTTVGRSLNSSLYTGRKLQQDLPQILIQARVHKILFTADIKQMYRQIEIHPEHRDYLRILWRFNRDQPIEEYRLCTVTYGKSCAPH from the exons ATGGTACCTCCCGCATCAATTGGTTACGTAGAAGCTGAGGCACGGGTCATCCGTGGTACCGACAGAATTACCTCATTCATTGTCGCCGCAGGTGAATACAAGGCTCATATTCAAAATGCCGGCAAACGTTCAAAAGTTGACAACATGCTGCGAGACGTGAACGACATCCGTGCAAAAGTCGAAGAGGATATCCAGTACACGGAACGGGCTGTAAGTCAAGGCATTGCGCCGATGGATGTCACTGATACAAAGGACAGTCGGGCACTCTCTGCTGCATTCGACAATCTCTATTACGAGCTCACCGCCATTTCTGATGTACATAAATTTACGCTGGGACGAGTCCATGATCAATCAGTCACTCCGAACATGGGCCCAAATAATAGCATGGCAAATCTGTCTCACTATCAACTACCAAAACGCAAGTTCCCTACGTTCTCTGGTTCAATTACGGAATGGCAAGGATTTGACGATCTTTTCAACTCAATTATGTCCCACATGGCAGACCTTCC TGCATGGAGTTTATTACGTGCCCGATATGGGAAGAAGAGGGATTTTGCCAGAGTCCATCTTGAAGCTCTTTTAGTTTCACACTCTGTGCTATCTAACGATGCCGGTTCTATAAAATCTCTCATCCAGTCAATTCTTGAACATACAGCAGCTTTGGACAACCTGGATCTAACCACCCGGCTATGGAGTCCAATCTTGATCCacattttcgaaaaatatttggattatGACCTTCGTGCTCGGTGGGAAATGATTCTTGGTGAACGGCACCAACCACAGATTTCCGAATTCGTTGAGTTTTTGCGCTCTCACGTGCGGTCCGCTGAAGCTCGGTCAGGACTTTATTCTGCAGTGATTCAAGGTTCTGTTGGTCGATTCCAACCCTCTGAAAAATCGAAATCCAACCATCGTCAGCGTCCTATATACTCGTCAAAAGCACTGGTTGCAACCACTAACCAGTCTTCCGCTCCGTCAAAACCTTGTCCATTGTGTACACAGGTCGATTTGATACGCCAGTGCCAAATTTTCATAAACCAAAGCCCAACAGAACGGTTCGAAACCATGAAGAAATTTCAACTCTGCATTAACTGTTTGGGCGCTGGACACTCTACGGCAGAATGTCCATCAAAACACACTTACcactcgtgttataaaaaaCACCACACATTGTTGCACTTTCCAACCAGCCCACCCATCATCGCAGGTATTCAGTCACCAACATCAATGTTCGTTGCCACAAATAAACCTCAGACCATACTACTATCTACGTTACTCATCAGTGTCGTGTCAGTGAACAACCAGAAACAAACGTTTCGAGCCCTATTAGATACGGGCGCGCAGGTTAGCTTCATTACCAAGAAAAGTGCAGATCGCCTAGCGTTACCTATACGTCGCTGTTCAACACAAATAAGTGCCTTCTCGGGTGCATCGGTCAACGCGGTGTCGGGCGCCATTTCGATCAGCATGTCACCAGTAGACAATTCAGAACCGTCTATTCCTCTTGATGTTTACATTGTAGCAAAAATAACGGAACCCTTACCTCAAACTTCATTCACATTCACCGCGTTGCCTCATTTGAACAAATTGAATCTAGCGGATCcaacatttaatattcaagGTCCAATTTACATTCTGTTGGGCGCCGATGTCGCCCCATCCATCCTCACCGGAAACCGTGTTGCCGGACTTCAGTCACACCCAACAGCCTTCAACACTGTTTTCGGATGGGTTCTGATGGGACCAGTCACACCAAGTACAACTACTGAAGTTACGTCAATGCTCGTCACCACTGAGACATCACTCGAACAGTCTCTAAGTAAATTTTGGGAAATGGAAGAACCCCCTCACACGGAACACCTGAGTTCCGATGAAGTGCAAGCTGAAGCAATATTTACTTCGTCCGTCAAGCGCCTAGTATCTGGGCGATTCAGCGTTGCACTACCATTCAAACAACCACATCCAATATTGGGAGACTCCAAAGATATGGCACTTAAGCGATTTCATTATTTAGAGCACCGATTATCACGTGAGGAAGGGCTCTCACAACAATACAAAGATTTTATGAGAGACTACTTCACAATTCAACATATGGAAGTCATTCCCACAAACCAAAAAATGACTCCATACTGTTACTATATACCACATCACTGCATCTTACGCCCAGACAGTCTTACAACGAAACTCAGGGTAGTTTTCGATGCATCTGCTACCACTACCGTTGGACGATCATTGAACAGCAGCTTATATACGGGTCGTAAGCTCCAACAAGATCTACCACAGATTTTGATCCAAGCACGTgttcacaaaatattgttcacaGCAGATATCAAACAAATGTACCGGCAGATCGAAATCCATCCCGAACATAGAGATTATCTAAGAATTCTATGGCGTTTCAACCGCGACCAGCCAATCGAAGAATATCGTTTATGCACCGTCACTTACGGGAAATCTTGTGCACCGCATTAG